One window of the Bombyx mori chromosome 20, ASM3026992v2 genome contains the following:
- the Lsp-t gene encoding LSP-T protein isoform X3 → MSLRMLLEHSIASLSQHLSKASMKIVLNFTSLYFVSCILFLHNIIEILQEINMKTLAVLALCLVAASATPSIDGDDRYPIHAPSGYEDIVTNAIITRNYEAAASMTVQLKRRSSGRYITIIVNRLIRENKRNLCDLAYKLWDYMDESQEIVKEYFPVIFRQIFSENSVKIINKRDNLAIKLGDALDSDNDRVAYGDANDKTSDNVGWKLIPLWDDNRVYFKIFSVHRNQYLKLGTRIDVDNDHGVYGDDRADTHRHQWYLKPVELENQVLFYIYNRQYDQALKLGRNVDSDGDRRAYSSSSSVEGQPELYAWSISILN, encoded by the coding sequence ATGTCGTTACGAATGCTTCTAGAGCACTCAATCGCCTCCTTAAGCCAACATCTCTCGAAAGCATCCATGAAAATCGTACTCAATTTtacttctctatattttgtaagttgcattttatttttacataatatcaTCGAAATATTACAGGAAATCAATATGAAGACCTTGGCGGTTCTCGCGCTTTGCTTGGTAGCTGCTAGCGCTACGCCTTCGATCGACGGGGACGACAGATACCCAATTCATGCACCCAGCGGCTATGAAGATATAGTTACGAACGCCATCATCACCAGAAACTATGAAGCTGCTGCTTCAATGACGGTGCAGCTCAAAAGACGTTCGAGTGGAAGATACATAACAATCATCGTCAACAGGCTGATAAGAGAAAATAAAAGGAATCTCTGTGACCTCGCCTACAAGCTGTGGGATTACATGGATGAGAGCCAAGAGATAGTGAAAGAGTACTTCCCTGTTATATTTAGACAGATATTTTCCGAGAACAGTGTTAAGATCATCAATAAAAGGGACAATCTTGCCATCAAACTGGGCGATGCTTTAGATTCCGATAATGACAGAGTCGCATACGGTGATGCTAATGACAAAACAAGCGACAACGTCGGCTGGAAGTTAATTCCCTTGTGGGATGACAATAGAGTCTACTTCAAGATCTTCAGTGTCCATCGGAACCAATATTTGAAATTAGGCACACGTATTGACGTTGACAATGATCATGGCGTTTACGGAGACGATCGCGCTGACACGCACAGACACCAGTGGTACCTGAAGCCCGTTGAGCTCGAGAACCAGGTCTTGTTCTACATCTACAACCGTCAGTACGATCAGGCCTTGAAACTTGGCAGAAATGTTGACAGCGACGGAGACAGACGCGCGTACTCAAGCTCCAGCAGCGTCGAAGGTCAACCCGAGCTCTACGCCTGGTCTATCTCGATCCTCAACTAA
- the Lsp-t gene encoding LSP-T protein isoform X2, giving the protein MKTLAVLALCLVAASATPSIDGDDRYPIHAPSGYEDIVTNAIITRNYEAAASMTVQLKRRSSGRYITIIVNRLIRENKRNLCDLAYKLWDYMDESQEIVKEYFPVIFRQIFSENSVKIINKRDNLAIKLGDALDSDNDRVAYGDANDKTSDNVGWKLIPLWDDNRVYFKIFSVHRNQYLKLGTRIDVDNDHGVYGDDRADTHRHQWYLKPVELENQVLFYIYNRQYDQALKLGRNVDSDGDRRAYSSSSSVEGQPELYAWSISILN; this is encoded by the coding sequence ATGAAGACCTTGGCGGTTCTCGCGCTTTGCTTGGTAGCTGCTAGCGCTACGCCTTCGATCGACGGGGACGACAGATACCCAATTCATGCACCCAGCGGCTATGAAGATATAGTTACGAACGCCATCATCACCAGAAACTATGAAGCTGCTGCTTCAATGACGGTGCAGCTCAAAAGACGTTCGAGTGGAAGATACATAACAATCATCGTCAACAGGCTGATAAGAGAAAATAAAAGGAATCTCTGTGACCTCGCCTACAAGCTGTGGGATTACATGGATGAGAGCCAAGAGATAGTGAAAGAGTACTTCCCTGTTATATTTAGACAGATATTTTCCGAGAACAGTGTTAAGATCATCAATAAAAGGGACAATCTTGCCATCAAACTGGGCGATGCTTTAGATTCCGATAATGACAGAGTCGCATACGGTGATGCTAATGACAAAACAAGCGACAACGTCGGCTGGAAGTTAATTCCCTTGTGGGATGACAATAGAGTCTACTTCAAGATCTTCAGTGTCCATCGGAACCAATATTTGAAATTAGGCACACGTATTGACGTTGACAATGATCATGGCGTTTACGGAGACGATCGCGCTGACACGCACAGACACCAGTGGTACCTGAAGCCCGTTGAGCTCGAGAACCAGGTCTTGTTCTACATCTACAACCGTCAGTACGATCAGGCCTTGAAACTTGGCAGAAATGTTGACAGCGACGGAGACAGACGCGCGTACTCAAGCTCCAGCAGCGTCGAAGGTCAACCCGAGCTCTACGCCTGGTCTATCTCGATCCTCAACTAA
- the Lsp-t gene encoding LSP-T protein precursor (The RefSeq protein has 3 substitutions, 3 frameshifts compared to this genomic sequence): MKTLAVLALCLVAASATPSIDGDDRYPIHAPSGYEDIVTNAIITRNYEAAASMTVQLKRRSSGRYITIIVNRLIRENKRNICDLAYKLWDYMDESQEIVKEYFPVIFRQIFSENSVKIINKRDNLAIKLGDALDSDNDRVAYGDANDKTSDNVAWKLIPLWDDNRVYFKIFSVHRNQIFEIRHTYLTVDNDHGVYGDDRADTHRHQWYLNPVELENQVLFYIYNRQYDQALKLGRNVDSDGDRRAYSSSSSVEGQPELYAWSISILN, encoded by the exons ATGAAGACCTTGGCGGTTCTCGCGCTTTGCTTGGTAGCTGCTAGCGCTACGCCTTCGATCGACGGGGACGACAGATACCCAATTCATGCACCCAGCGGCTATGAAGATATAGTTACGAACGCCATCATCACCAGAAACTATGAAGCTGCTGCTTCAATGACGGTGCAGCTCAAAAGACGTTCGAGTGGAAGATACATAACAATCATCGTCAACAGGCTGATAAGAGAAAATAAAAGGAATCTCTGTGACCTCGCCTACAAGCTGTGGGATTACATGGATGAGAGCCAAGAGATAGTGAAAGAGTACTTCCCTGTTATATTTAGACAGATATTTTCCGAGAACAGTGTTAAGATCATCAATAAAAGGGACAATCTTGCCATCAAACTGGGCGATGCTTTAGATTCCGATAATGACAGAGTCGCATACGGTGATGCTAATGACAAAACAAGCGACAACGTCGGCTGGAAGTTAATTCCCTTGTGGGATGACAATAGAGTCTACTTCAAGATCTTCAGTGTCCATCGGAACC TATTTGAAATTAGGCACACGTA G GTTGACAATGATCATGGCGTTTACGGAGACGATCGCGCTGACACGCACAGACACCAGTGGTACCTGAAGCCCGTTGAGCTCGAGAACCAGGTCTTGTTCTACATCTACAACCGTCAGTACGATCAGGCCTTGAAACTTGGCAGAAATGTTGACAGCGACGGAGACAGACGCGCGTACTCAAGCTCCAGCAGCGTCGAAGGTCAACCCGAGCTCTACGCCTGGTCTATCTCGATCCTCAACTAA